The nucleotide sequence AGGGTAGCAATAAATTTAAAAGAATGTGCAGGAACAACACGGTCGTCATGATCGGCTGTGGTAACAAGGGTGGCCGGATATTCCACATTCTCCCTGATATTATGAAGAGGGGAGTATTTAATCAGGTATCTGAACTGCTCTTCATTGTCGCTGCTGCCATATTCATCCACCCAATGTCCCCCTATTGTAAATTTATGATACTTAAGCATATCGAGCACACCAACCTCAGGAATGGCTACTTTAAATAAATCGGGACGCTGGGTCATGCATGCCCCTACGAGTAATCCTCCGTTGGAACCCCCGCGTATGGCAATTTTATCCGCAGAAGTATATTTCTCTTTAATCAGGTATTCAGCGGCTGCTATGAAGTCGTCAAAAACATTTTGCTTGTTTTCCCTCATTCCTGCTTCATGCCATTTTTCGCCATATTCTCCTCCTCCCCTTAAATTGCAATAGGCAAATATGCCCCCGTTTTCAAGCAATATCAGGCTCGAAACACTGAAATTCGGCATCAGGCTGATATTGAATCCACCATAACCATAGAGCAATACCGGATTCTTCCCGTTCTTTTCCAGATCTTTGCGGTAGGTCAGAAACATCGGGACTTTCGTACCGTCTTTACTGAGATAAAAGACCTGTTCGGTTTTATACTTGCTCAAATCAAAATTAATCTCTGACTTTCTAAAAACAGAAACTGAATTTTTCATCAAATCATATTTGAATACCGTTGAGGGAAAAGTAAATGAGGTAAAGCCGAAAAAGGCTATAGTGTCATCTTTTCTTGCATTAAATCCGGTGAGATTTCCCGGACCCGGCAGTTTTATTTCTTCCAGCATACGTCCATCGGGAGAATATCTGTAAATTTTTGAAACCACATCCTGAATATAAACAGTAATCAGGTTATTTTTCATCAGGACAACATTCACCAGCGGATAATCTTTTTGCGGAATAAGGTCGCGTATTACATTTTCTTTTTCCGCTGTATTGATGCTTACCAGCTTATAATTTGGAGCACCATTATTGGTTTTCATCAGTAGGGTGTCGCCAATATTCTGAATGACGGTATTCTCAAATTCAAATCCAGGTTCAAGAACGGTAAATTCTTTATCACTTTTTTCAAGGTTTTTATACATCACACTGTTGCCATTGGTGGATTCGCTGCCGTAAATAATCAGAAAGCGCTGGTCTTCAGTAACATCTGCACTGAAAGTACGGAAAGGATGTTGATTGTCGCGATACACAAGCTGGTCTTTCGATTGGCTGGTTCCAAGTGTGTGATAATAAACTTTATGATTTTTATTTTTCTCTGAAAACTCTTTTCCCTTCACCGGTTTATCAAAACGGCTGTAAAAAAAACCATTTTTATACCAAGCTACACCACTGAACTTAATCCATTCAAGCTTGTCGTCAAGTTTTTTGCCCGTTTCCAGATCGAGGACATAAATTTCGTTCCAGTCGCTGCCTGCCCGTGCAATGCCATAAGCCAGATATTTTCCATCGGGAGAAGGCTCAATGTCGGACAGTGCAACTGTTCCATCTTCGCTGAATTTATTGGGATCGAGCAGCAATTCTTCTTTACCATCAGGTCCTCTCATCATGTACAAAACTGACTGTTGCTGCAAGCCGTCATTTTTCAATAAAAAGTATTTTTCTGCCGCATGAAAAGGCACGGAATATCGCGGATAATTCCATAATTCTGTCAGTCTTTTCCTGATTTTTTCCCGGTAGGGTATTTTTTCGAGATAAGCGTTGGTTACCTTATTCTGTGCTTTTACCCAAGCCACTACTTCAGCTGCGGTATCGTCTTCAAGCCAGTTGTACGGGTCGGGCACCTGTTGTCCGAAATAAGTATCAACATGGTCGCTTTTCCTCGTTTCAGGATAAATAAATTTTGCTTCTTCCTGTTTCTTTTTGCATGAAAATGTCATCATAAGCAAACTTAATAAGATGATCTGACGTTTCATATAAACTGAATTTTTGGTACAAACTTACTGAAACAGACGGGATTAGGAAAAGTAAATTCTTCAGGATGATAAGGCCTCTACTTTTTGCCTCCCCGAATCAAAGTTCAATGGGAAAGATTAACTTTGCACTTCAATAATTTTTATCCTTCATGAATATTCAACAGGTTCATTTCGATTGCAGGCATTTCCGTGGTGATATTCCGTGTAAACCCAACAAAGAAAGGGATAAAATCTGTGAAAACTGTGATGAATACAGCCCAATATCAAAAAAAATCCTGATCATCAAACTGGGCGCTCTGGGCGATGTCATACGCACGACTCCTTTGGTTACCCGCTTCAGAGAAATTTATCCCGCTTGTCATATTTCATGGATTACCCATTCGCCTGAAATATTGCCGGAATCTGCCATTGACCGGATTTTTAAATGGGATTTCAAAAATGTATATATCCTCAGTCATCAGCAGTTTGATATAGCCATCAACCTTGACAAGGATTATGAAGCCTGTGCCTTGCTGAGCGAGGTAAAAGCCGTTGAAAAATATGGTTTTCTTCTGAAAGACCATCATATAGCACCGGCTACGCCTGCTGCAGAACATAAATTGCTGACCGGTTTTTTCGACAGCCTTTCCAAAAAAAATACAAAAAGCTATCTCGAGGAAATATTCGAAATATGCCATCTGAATTTCAATCAGGAAGAATGCCTGCTCGATGTGGATAAAAACCTCAGTATGAAATGGGAAGAAATAATCAGGCAAAAGGCACAGGGGAAAAAGGTAATCGGATTAAATACCGGTTGCGGACTCCGCTGGCCTACCCGTCTGTGGCCTCAGGAATACTGGATAAAACTGATTGAAATGCTTCAGCAGGATGGCTATTTTCCGATGGTTCTGGGCGGGCCCGATGAAGACGAAATGAACAGGTTTTATTCCGGACAGACCGGATGTTATTATCCCGGACTCTACAGCCTGAAAGAATTTATTGCCCTGACTAATCAAACCCATCTCGTGGTAACAGCCGTTTCGATGATGATGCACATAGCCACTGCCCTGCGTAAACCCATGATTTTATTTGTCAACATTTTCAATCCGCATGAATTTGAATTGTATGGACGGGGAGAAATCGTTCAGCCAACAACAGGCTGCGATTGTTTTTATGGGCAGTCCTGTTCGAGGGAACGTCATTGCATGCGCGACATCCTGCCGGAAACAGTTTTTTCTGCCATAAAAAAATATGTCTGACAGGGCGCTTTCCATCCTTCTTTTTTTATCTTTATACTTGAAAAAAAACATGCTTATGAAAGTTAAACTTCATTTTCTCCTTGTTCTTATTGTGCTTATATTCAATACTTACCTTCAGTCATTTGCAAAAAACCTGTATGTCGATGGCTCAACAGGGAATGACAGTTGGAATGGCGAATCCCCCGTATGGACATCCGGAAATAACGGCCCGGTCAAAACCATCCAGAAAGCAGTTGATTTGAGTGTAATCAATGACCAGATATTTGTTGCTCCAGGAATTTACAGGGAAAACTTATCTATTAACCACACCCTGAATCTGACAGGTTCAGGCAACGGAAGCGATTCAACAAAAAACACTATCCTCTTAAGCCAGAATTATGGAAACGGAACAGGCATAAATATCTCGATATCAGGGAGTAGTACCGGTTTACCTTCAAAAATAAGCCAGATGAGGATCAGCGGATATTTGACAGGTGTCATCCTTTCAAGGGATGTGGTTTATCAGGAATTGGTTGTAACTGATAATTATTACGGCTTCTCAAATGGCGGGAACAACTATCTACGAGATCTTCAGCTTTTAAAATGCATTGTAACTTATAACAAAACTGCCGGTCTGCAAATCAACCATGCCTGCAATGTCATTGCCTTTATCATTGACAGTTGCGAATTTTCCGACAATTTCGGAGGAATCTATGCCTATTGCGACAATTCATCCACTTCAAACATCATAGATTTTCTCCTGAAAAACACTTCTTTTAAAAGAAACAAGCAAAAAGGAATTTATGTTGAAAAACTTGAGAACTCCATTTTTGAAAACCTTTATTTCGACAGCTGCGGCATCGACAACAGCTACAGCTGGAATGCCGGAATTGATATTAATCTGAAATTCAATAACTATGAGAATATTTCAATCATCAATTCTGAATTTTATTATTGCGGGACAGGGGGTGCAAGCCATTCAGGCTGTGCCATGGTGATAAAGGCAAGAGATGACGGAGCAGTTTACGGTGCCAATCCTGCCACACTGACCAATGTCAAAGTTAAAGGTATCATCATCAAATACTGCCAGAACGGGATAATTTTCGGAGAGCCGGGAAAAAACAATTTCGGACCTGAGAAAATATCGGTACATGAAAGCCAGATAATTTATTGCCAGAACAGGAATATCATTTCAAACATACGTTCCGAAGTTGTCATGCACAACAACTGCTGGCTGAGCACCAACGGTCCTTCTGTTACAGATACTTCACTTAATAATTCCGGTAAAATACTGATTTACACGTGGATAAAAAATACTATTGACCGCCAGAGCCGGATAGGCTTTCAATCCGACAGCATTGTCTGGTTTGAAAAAAATTCTGGCAGCCTGCAGAATGCAATAGAGGTAACGCCTTATGCGTGGACACTATTCATCCCCGACAGGCATTACAAAGGCTCATATCATGTCAGATCCAAAATTTATTTTTCACCCGAAAATATTGTCAGCATTGAATCTTTGCATCTTGATGCACTTTCAGAACTTGAACTCATCAACAACGACCTGTATATTTCTGACAGCCTGATTACGCATAAAAATTCATACTTTTCAACCGGAAATCAATGGCAGGTGGAATTGTCTGATTCATGCCTGATAAAAGAGGATTCAGGCTTTGTCGTTCAGGGAAGGGTACGCACTTTCAGAAACCTGAGTGGTTCCCCCGCCATTGAAGATTTTGGCGGACTTGGTCTGACCCTGAAAGCCAATGTAAACTCTTCATTCCCATTTAATAATGTAGTCGTTATCCGAAGTACCGGGAAAGCCGCAGAAGATTACAGTAAAAAGCTTTTGCGGACTTATGAAATACTTACTCACCAGAATTGCGGCTGGAAGGCAGAGTTGTCTTTTGCCTATGACCAGTCGGAAAAGCAGCCATTGGTGTCAGATACTGCTCTTCAACTGATGAGATCTTACGACAATGGTAAAAAATGGATACTTTCAGGCGGACAACACGATACTGTCCTCAATATCATCAACATCGGTAATGCCGACTACCTTCAGGCAGTCTGGTCTTTTACC is from Sphingobacteriales bacterium and encodes:
- a CDS encoding S9 family peptidase yields the protein MKRQIILLSLLMMTFSCKKKQEEAKFIYPETRKSDHVDTYFGQQVPDPYNWLEDDTAAEVVAWVKAQNKVTNAYLEKIPYREKIRKRLTELWNYPRYSVPFHAAEKYFLLKNDGLQQQSVLYMMRGPDGKEELLLDPNKFSEDGTVALSDIEPSPDGKYLAYGIARAGSDWNEIYVLDLETGKKLDDKLEWIKFSGVAWYKNGFFYSRFDKPVKGKEFSEKNKNHKVYYHTLGTSQSKDQLVYRDNQHPFRTFSADVTEDQRFLIIYGSESTNGNSVMYKNLEKSDKEFTVLEPGFEFENTVIQNIGDTLLMKTNNGAPNYKLVSINTAEKENVIRDLIPQKDYPLVNVVLMKNNLITVYIQDVVSKIYRYSPDGRMLEEIKLPGPGNLTGFNARKDDTIAFFGFTSFTFPSTVFKYDLMKNSVSVFRKSEINFDLSKYKTEQVFYLSKDGTKVPMFLTYRKDLEKNGKNPVLLYGYGGFNISLMPNFSVSSLILLENGGIFAYCNLRGGGEYGEKWHEAGMRENKQNVFDDFIAAAEYLIKEKYTSADKIAIRGGSNGGLLVGACMTQRPDLFKVAIPEVGVLDMLKYHKFTIGGHWVDEYGSSDNEEQFRYLIKYSPLHNIRENVEYPATLVTTADHDDRVVPAHSFKFIATLQEKYKGNNPVMIRIEEKAGHGAGTPVSKTIDLNTDIWAFIFYNLGIQPNY
- a CDS encoding glycosyltransferase family 9 protein; amino-acid sequence: MNIQQVHFDCRHFRGDIPCKPNKERDKICENCDEYSPISKKILIIKLGALGDVIRTTPLVTRFREIYPACHISWITHSPEILPESAIDRIFKWDFKNVYILSHQQFDIAINLDKDYEACALLSEVKAVEKYGFLLKDHHIAPATPAAEHKLLTGFFDSLSKKNTKSYLEEIFEICHLNFNQEECLLDVDKNLSMKWEEIIRQKAQGKKVIGLNTGCGLRWPTRLWPQEYWIKLIEMLQQDGYFPMVLGGPDEDEMNRFYSGQTGCYYPGLYSLKEFIALTNQTHLVVTAVSMMMHIATALRKPMILFVNIFNPHEFELYGRGEIVQPTTGCDCFYGQSCSRERHCMRDILPETVFSAIKKYV
- a CDS encoding T9SS type A sorting domain-containing protein, which produces MKVKLHFLLVLIVLIFNTYLQSFAKNLYVDGSTGNDSWNGESPVWTSGNNGPVKTIQKAVDLSVINDQIFVAPGIYRENLSINHTLNLTGSGNGSDSTKNTILLSQNYGNGTGINISISGSSTGLPSKISQMRISGYLTGVILSRDVVYQELVVTDNYYGFSNGGNNYLRDLQLLKCIVTYNKTAGLQINHACNVIAFIIDSCEFSDNFGGIYAYCDNSSTSNIIDFLLKNTSFKRNKQKGIYVEKLENSIFENLYFDSCGIDNSYSWNAGIDINLKFNNYENISIINSEFYYCGTGGASHSGCAMVIKARDDGAVYGANPATLTNVKVKGIIIKYCQNGIIFGEPGKNNFGPEKISVHESQIIYCQNRNIISNIRSEVVMHNNCWLSTNGPSVTDTSLNNSGKILIYTWIKNTIDRQSRIGFQSDSIVWFEKNSGSLQNAIEVTPYAWTLFIPDRHYKGSYHVRSKIYFSPENIVSIESLHLDALSELELINNDLYISDSLITHKNSYFSTGNQWQVELSDSCLIKEDSGFVVQGRVRTFRNLSGSPAIEDFGGLGLTLKANVNSSFPFNNVVVIRSTGKAAEDYSKKLLRTYEILTHQNCGWKAELSFAYDQSEKQPLVSDTALQLMRSYDNGKKWILSGGQHDTVLNIINIGNADYLQAVWSFTDSTGKIFPPGLAISSELNHIDCNGNKNGSIKVAINGGFPPYHYQWSTGDTVATLDSLTAGIYRLTVSDTGGCSAIDSFEVLEPLPLSHSFAVQPVRCFGESNGKAEIFISGGTPPYQILWKDLEKTAKIINKPAGSYFVTVNDTHLCQFTDTVLITQPEKYVFNEKIHHISCYGKNDGRIELNPQGGTPPYLIFWSTGQSGNSISHLKPGTYDFSIFDSFFCPGGDTFTILEPAPLKVSIQVTHLKCFGEPSGKSEALVSGGTPPYHYLWNGKDTGQTIEKCHAGKYYLMITDENQCVITDSAEILQPQKISFSFQVVHDTNHKCIGRIQANVSGGTPPYLAEWDDPNQQKGFSATGLCSGIYTLSITDSNQCKADSSAEVLQITNPGILLPPSSALSVYPNPCRDEIYLTSEFDFHTITLYGTKGQKVLEFKNCPRKYRIDVSKLISGIYFLCVMTETSGYFVKVMKK